From the Homo sapiens chromosome 1, GRCh38.p14 Primary Assembly genome, one window contains:
- the PPP1R8 gene encoding nuclear inhibitor of protein phosphatase 1 isoform gamma (isoform gamma is encoded by transcript variant 3) — MVQTAVVPVKKKRVEGPGSLGLEESGSRRMQNFAFSGGLYGGLPPTHSEAGSQPHGIHGTALIGGLPMPYPNLAPDVDLTPVVPSAVNMNPAPNPAVYNPEAVNEPKKKKYAKEAWPGKKPTPSLLI, encoded by the exons ATGGTGCAAACTGCAGTGGTCCCAGTCAAG AAGAAGCGTGTGGAGGGCCCTGGCTCCCTGGGCCTGGAGGAATCAGGGAGCAGGCGCATGCAGAACTTTGCCTTCAGCGGAGGACTCTACGGGGGCCTGCCCCCCACACACAGTGAAGCAGGCTCCCAGCCACATGGCATCCATGGGACAGCACTCATCGGTGGCTTGCCCATGCCATACCCAAACCTTGCCCCTGATGTGGACTTGACTCCTGTTGTGCCGTCAGCAGTGAACATGAACCCTGCACCAAACCCTGCAGTCTATAACCCTGAAGCTGTAAATGAAcccaagaagaagaaatatgcaAAAGAGGCTTGGCCAGGCAAGAAGCCCACACCTTCCTTGCTGATTTGA